In a genomic window of Phragmites australis chromosome 14, lpPhrAust1.1, whole genome shotgun sequence:
- the LOC133891100 gene encoding ras-related protein RABA2a-like has translation MARRPASWEQGGDEYDYLFKVVLIGDSGVGKSNLLSRFTRNSFALDSKSTIGVEFATRTLQVEGKTIKAQIWDTAGQERYRAITSAYYRGAVGALLVYDVTKVMTFENVKRWLKELRDHADSNIVVMLIGNKIDLRHLRSVAVEDAASFAESEGLFFIETSALDATNVEKAFQTVLAEIYRIISKKTLPSEESGSGSVNIREGQSIQVSGTNSSSLTSQCCSSGPSKW, from the exons ATGGCTCGGCGGCCGGCGTCGTGGGAGCAGGGCGGCGACGAGTACGACTACCTCTTCAAGGTGGTGCTCATCGGCGACTCCGGCGTGGGCAAGTCCAACCTGCTCTCCCGCTTTACCCGCAACAGCTTCGCCCTCGACTCCAAGTCTACCATCGGCGTCGAGTTCGCCACGCGGACCCTCCAG GTGGAGGGGAAGACTATAAAAGCTCAAATATGGGACACTGCTGGGCAGGAAAGGTACCGAGCAATTACCAGTGCTTACTACCGTGGAGCTGTAGGGGCATTGTTAGTCTATGATGTCACCAAAGTAATGACATTTGAGAACGTGAAGCGGTGGCTGAAGGAGCTCCGAGATCATGCTGACTCCAACATTGTTGTCATGCTCATTGGCAACAAGATCGACCTCAGGCATCTCCGTTCTGTCGCGGTTGAGGATGCAGCAAGCTTTGCAGAGAGTGAAGGCTTGTTCTTTATCGAGACCTCTGCGCTTGATGCAACAAATGTTGAGAAGGCCTTTCAGACTGTGCTTGCCGAGATCTACCGAATAATCAGCAAGAAGACCCTGCCATCCGAGGAGTCTGGATCTGGGTCTGTTAACATTAGAGAGGGACAATCCATTCAAGTGTCGGGCACAAATTCCAGCAGTTTAACATCTCAGTGCTGCTCGTCAGGGCCATCTAAATGGTAG